One genomic region from Nostoc sphaeroides encodes:
- a CDS encoding CoB--CoM heterodisulfide reductase iron-sulfur subunit B family protein: MLSQTLKYAYFPGCVAQGACRELYQSTQALTQALGIELVELKKAACCGSGTFKEDSTLLEDTVNARNIALAEELNLPLLTHCSTCQGVIGHVNEHLKECKTNDPAYIQQVNGLLEKEGCSPYRGTTDVKHLLYALVTDYGLEEITKRVTRKLTGLKCAAFYGCYLLRAQKSMPYDDPFKPEAMENMFRAVGATPIYYRGRTQCCGWPLSSYATTQSFKMAGMHIQDALTSGADCIVTPCPLCHLNLDSRQPEVEKVIEQKLGLPVLHLPQLIALALGVSPKELGLDRHVVSTKPVLEKLGF; encoded by the coding sequence ATGCTATCTCAGACACTCAAATACGCTTACTTCCCCGGATGTGTTGCTCAAGGGGCCTGTCGGGAACTTTACCAGTCAACTCAAGCGCTTACCCAAGCACTGGGCATTGAACTAGTTGAACTTAAAAAAGCTGCTTGCTGCGGTTCTGGCACATTTAAAGAAGATTCTACACTGCTAGAAGATACAGTCAATGCCAGAAATATTGCCCTAGCAGAAGAATTAAATTTGCCCTTACTTACCCATTGCAGCACTTGTCAGGGTGTTATCGGTCATGTGAACGAACACCTGAAAGAATGTAAGACAAATGATCCGGCGTACATTCAACAGGTTAATGGCTTACTGGAAAAAGAAGGCTGTTCACCTTATCGCGGCACTACCGACGTTAAACATCTTCTCTACGCCTTGGTAACAGATTACGGTTTAGAGGAAATTACTAAACGTGTCACCCGGAAGTTAACTGGATTAAAATGTGCGGCTTTTTATGGCTGTTATCTCCTCCGCGCCCAAAAATCTATGCCCTATGATGACCCGTTCAAACCGGAAGCGATGGAAAATATGTTTCGGGCGGTGGGTGCCACACCAATTTATTACCGAGGCCGGACGCAATGTTGTGGTTGGCCGCTTTCTAGTTATGCCACTACCCAATCTTTCAAGATGGCGGGGATGCATATTCAGGATGCTTTGACTTCTGGTGCTGACTGTATAGTTACACCTTGTCCTCTGTGCCACTTAAATTTAGATTCGCGTCAGCCAGAGGTAGAAAAGGTGATTGAGCAAAAATTAGGTTTACCAGTGCTGCATTTACCGCAGTTGATTGCTTTGGCACTTGGGGTTAGTCCCAAAGAACTGGGTTTAGATCGCCACGTTGTTTCTACAAAGCCAGTATTAGAGAAATTAGGATTTTAA
- the acpP gene encoding acyl carrier protein: MSQTELFDKVKKIVTEQLSVEDPDKITPQSKFMEDLGADSLDTVELVMALEEEFDIEIPDEAAEQIVSVQDAVDYINNKVTASA; the protein is encoded by the coding sequence ATGAGCCAAACGGAACTTTTTGATAAGGTCAAGAAAATCGTCACCGAACAACTGAGTGTTGAAGATCCAGACAAAATAACTCCCCAGTCCAAATTTATGGAAGATTTAGGAGCAGATTCCTTAGATACCGTTGAACTGGTGATGGCTTTGGAAGAAGAATTTGATATCGAAATTCCTGACGAAGCTGCCGAACAGATTGTATCGGTTCAAGACGCAGTAGATTACATCAATAACAAAGTTACCGCATCAGCTTAA
- the fabF gene encoding beta-ketoacyl-ACP synthase II: protein MTDYTRKRVVVTGVGAITPIGNTATEYWDGLLSGRNGIDHITFFDASRHDCRIAGEVKNFDPHDYLERKEAKRMDRFAQFGVSAAKQALANAQLVINELNAEQVGVMIGSGIGGIKVLEDQQTIYLNRGPDRCSPFMIPMMIANMAAGLTAIHTGAKGPNSCPVTACAAGSNAVGDAFRLIQGGYAQAMICGGTEAAVTPLSMAGFAACKALSFRNDDPHKACRPFDSDRDGFVLGEGSGILILEELQHALSRGAHIYAEMIGYGMTCDAYHITSPVPGGLGAARAIELALKDGGITPEQISYINAHGTSTPANDSTETSAIKKALGEHAYKVAISSTKSMTGHLLGGSGGIEAVATVLAIANDQIPPTINLENPDPECDLDYVPNYSRAQKVEVAISNSFGFGGHNVTLAFKKYV from the coding sequence ATGACAGATTATACACGTAAACGCGTTGTTGTAACTGGTGTTGGCGCGATTACACCTATCGGTAACACAGCAACAGAATATTGGGATGGATTATTGAGTGGACGTAATGGCATTGACCACATCACATTTTTTGATGCGTCTCGCCATGATTGCCGCATTGCTGGTGAAGTAAAAAACTTCGATCCACATGATTACTTGGAGCGCAAAGAGGCCAAGCGCATGGATCGATTTGCCCAATTTGGGGTTTCGGCAGCAAAACAGGCTCTAGCTAACGCGCAGTTAGTTATTAATGAACTGAATGCAGAACAGGTAGGTGTCATGATCGGTTCTGGCATTGGCGGCATTAAGGTATTAGAAGACCAGCAAACTATCTACCTCAACCGTGGCCCCGATCGCTGTAGTCCATTCATGATACCGATGATGATCGCCAATATGGCAGCAGGATTAACGGCAATTCACACGGGTGCTAAAGGGCCAAATTCCTGCCCAGTAACTGCCTGCGCTGCTGGCTCTAACGCTGTAGGCGATGCTTTTCGCTTAATTCAAGGGGGATATGCCCAGGCGATGATTTGCGGCGGAACAGAGGCAGCTGTGACACCATTATCGATGGCTGGTTTTGCCGCCTGCAAAGCCCTCTCTTTTCGCAATGACGATCCGCATAAAGCTTGCCGTCCCTTTGATAGCGATCGCGATGGATTTGTCTTGGGTGAAGGTTCAGGAATTTTAATTCTCGAAGAACTGCAACACGCCCTCAGTCGCGGCGCTCACATTTATGCCGAAATGATCGGCTATGGTATGACCTGTGACGCTTACCATATAACTTCCCCCGTCCCCGGTGGACTCGGAGCCGCTAGAGCAATCGAACTAGCGCTCAAAGATGGCGGCATAACTCCCGAACAGATTAGCTATATTAATGCTCACGGCACTAGTACCCCAGCTAATGATTCAACTGAAACCTCAGCCATCAAAAAAGCTTTGGGAGAACATGCTTATAAGGTGGCAATTAGCTCCACTAAATCAATGACAGGTCATTTATTGGGCGGTTCTGGAGGTATTGAAGCAGTCGCAACAGTACTGGCGATCGCTAATGACCAAATTCCACCGACAATAAATCTGGAAAATCCCGATCCAGAGTGTGACTTAGATTACGTACCCAACTATAGCCGCGCTCAAAAAGTCGAGGTGGCAATATCCAATTCTTTTGGGTTTGGCGGTCATAATGTCACACTGGCCTTTAAGAAATACGTCTAA
- the tkt gene encoding transketolase, with amino-acid sequence MTVATQSAKELSVEELAINSIRFLAVDAVEKAKSGHPGLPMGAAPMAFVLWDRFMKFNPKNPKWFNRDRFVLSAGHGSMLLYALLYLTGYDSVTIEDIKLFRQWESKTPGHPENFMTPGVEVTTGPLGQGIANGVGLAIAEAHLAAKYNKPDTKIVDHYTYVILGDGCNMEGISGEAASFAGHLGLGKLIALYDDNHISIDGSTDVAFTEDVSKRFEAYGWHVLHVQDGNTDLEAIAKAIEEAKSVTDKPSMIKVTTTIGYGSPNKQNTAGVHGAALGADEIALTRKHLGWEYEPFVIPEEALNHTRKAVERGASYEDEWNKTFADYKAKYGQEAAELERYISGKLPDGWDKVLPTYTPEDKGLPTRKHSETCLNKLAAVLPELIGGSADLTHSNLTEIKGKGDFQKGEYQNPNIHFGVREHAMGAICNGIALHTSGLIPYGATFLIFSDYMRAAIRLSALSQAGSIWVMTHDSIGQGEDGPTHQPIETLASLRAIPNLLVFRPADGNETSGAYKVAIEKAKQNAPSLLAFTRQNVPNLAGTSVEGVAKGGYTVVDSEGTPDIILIGTGSELSLAVGAAEKLTAEGKKVRVVSLPSWELFEAQDAAYKESILPKAVTKRLSVEAGSSFGWHKYVGTEGDCVSIDRFGASAPGNVCLEKFGFSVDNVLAKAKQLLG; translated from the coding sequence ATGACTGTTGCAACCCAATCCGCCAAAGAATTGTCCGTCGAAGAACTGGCTATTAACTCGATCCGCTTCTTGGCTGTTGATGCCGTAGAAAAAGCAAAATCGGGACACCCAGGACTACCAATGGGCGCGGCTCCGATGGCTTTTGTCCTCTGGGATCGCTTTATGAAGTTTAATCCCAAGAATCCCAAATGGTTTAACCGCGATCGCTTTGTCTTGTCTGCCGGTCATGGCTCGATGTTGCTGTACGCCCTACTGTACCTCACAGGCTACGATAGCGTCACCATTGAAGATATCAAACTATTCCGTCAATGGGAATCTAAAACCCCTGGACACCCCGAAAACTTCATGACCCCAGGCGTGGAAGTCACAACTGGCCCCTTGGGTCAAGGAATTGCCAATGGAGTTGGTTTAGCGATCGCCGAAGCCCACCTTGCCGCTAAATACAACAAACCCGATACCAAGATTGTTGACCATTACACCTACGTAATTTTAGGTGACGGTTGCAACATGGAAGGGATTTCCGGGGAAGCTGCTTCTTTCGCAGGACACTTGGGATTAGGCAAACTCATTGCTCTGTACGACGACAACCACATCTCCATCGACGGTTCCACAGATGTGGCATTCACCGAAGATGTTTCCAAGCGATTTGAAGCTTACGGTTGGCACGTTTTGCATGTCCAAGATGGTAATACTGATTTAGAAGCGATCGCTAAAGCGATTGAAGAAGCTAAATCTGTCACCGATAAACCATCAATGATTAAGGTGACAACCACAATTGGTTACGGTTCCCCCAACAAACAAAACACTGCTGGCGTTCACGGCGCTGCTTTGGGTGCAGACGAAATTGCCTTGACTCGGAAACATTTGGGTTGGGAATACGAGCCTTTCGTAATACCCGAAGAAGCTCTCAACCACACACGCAAAGCAGTGGAACGCGGCGCAAGCTACGAAGACGAATGGAACAAAACTTTTGCCGACTACAAAGCTAAGTATGGCCAAGAAGCGGCTGAATTAGAACGCTACATAAGCGGCAAACTACCCGACGGTTGGGATAAAGTACTACCCACCTACACCCCAGAAGACAAAGGATTACCCACCCGCAAACACTCAGAAACCTGCCTCAACAAACTAGCGGCAGTTTTACCTGAATTGATTGGTGGTTCGGCTGACTTAACCCACTCCAACTTGACCGAAATCAAGGGTAAGGGCGACTTCCAAAAAGGAGAATACCAAAATCCCAACATCCACTTTGGTGTGCGGGAACATGCTATGGGCGCAATCTGTAATGGTATAGCGCTGCACACTTCAGGCTTAATCCCCTACGGTGCTACCTTCTTGATCTTCTCAGATTATATGCGTGCTGCCATCCGCTTATCCGCCCTTTCTCAAGCTGGTTCGATTTGGGTAATGACTCACGATTCCATTGGACAAGGTGAAGATGGCCCCACACACCAACCCATTGAAACTCTAGCTTCCTTGAGAGCCATTCCTAATTTATTAGTGTTTCGTCCCGCAGACGGTAACGAAACCTCTGGCGCTTATAAAGTAGCGATCGAGAAAGCGAAGCAAAACGCTCCGTCTCTGTTGGCATTCACCCGTCAAAACGTCCCCAACTTGGCAGGTACATCGGTTGAGGGTGTGGCGAAGGGTGGATACACAGTAGTTGATAGCGAAGGTACACCTGATATCATCTTGATTGGTACTGGTTCAGAATTGAGCCTCGCCGTTGGCGCAGCCGAAAAACTCACAGCCGAAGGTAAGAAAGTTCGTGTCGTCTCCCTACCTTCATGGGAACTGTTTGAAGCACAGGATGCGGCTTATAAAGAATCCATTCTGCCGAAAGCTGTCACCAAGCGTTTGTCTGTAGAAGCTGGTAGCAGTTTCGGTTGGCACAAGTATGTGGGTACTGAAGGCGATTGCGTTAGTATCGATCGCTTTGGTGCTTCGGCTCCAGGCAATGTTTGTTTAGAGAAGTTTGGCTTTAGCGTTGATAATGTATTAGCTAAAGCTAAACAATTGTTGGGTTAA
- a CDS encoding type II toxin-antitoxin system VapC family toxin: MSYLLDSNIVSYILKRNVIVDQKFREVRRLKEDVFISCITYYEVKRGLLAINATRQLAEFNKFCQTYKILLIDDLEIIELACEIYVDLQRRGFTIQEQDILIAATAIARGLILVSNDSDLLRVQGINLENWARTEP, encoded by the coding sequence GTGAGTTATTTACTAGATTCAAATATTGTTAGTTATATTTTGAAGAGAAATGTAATTGTAGATCAGAAGTTTAGGGAAGTTCGCCGTCTGAAAGAAGATGTGTTTATTAGTTGTATAACTTACTATGAAGTCAAACGAGGTCTTTTAGCTATCAATGCTACTAGACAGTTAGCTGAGTTTAATAAATTTTGTCAAACCTATAAAATTTTATTAATAGATGATTTAGAGATTATTGAGCTAGCGTGTGAAATATATGTGGACTTACAACGCAGGGGCTTTACTATCCAAGAGCAAGATATATTGATAGCAGCTACAGCGATCGCACGCGGATTAATTCTGGTTTCTAATGATTCTGATTTGCTGAGAGTTCAGGGGATTAATTTAGAGAATTGGGCAAGAACAGAACCTTGA
- a CDS encoding AIPR family protein yields the protein MATNDSIVLDTILKQKKSQIADSLPDDDYFEIFTFEQVLKKYDLSYEELISGKMGGSDDGGIDGFFTFINGELLDKNTSLNDFKRYPSIELFLIQSKRSPSFSETAVEHVIRSAMNIFNLEKDLSILQKNYNVELIDEISSFREAYLKLISIHPSLKINYIYASKGDTKNIHRKVYNSADNLKETIQSYFRGAIVTTQFIGARELIDASRLEKNYNLKLKFIENYISTSEDNYIVLATLKDYYDFVTDENSELRQYIFTFNVRDYQGNVEVNKDIHKTLESDNKLDFWWLNNGITVLSSKATVAGKIISLDDVQVVNGLQTTNTIYNYLKNSSGDDEKDKNRSILIRIIATNDTESINRIIKATNFQTPIPPASLKATDPIQSDIENYFLSKNWYYDRRKNYYKNMGKPIDRIISIPYLAQSVMAIVLREPDISRSRPSSIIKTDSEYKRVFKEKSNLEVYMFCVEVMKQVELFIRSTVSEKSKQDNDTFWRHTSPLRILSFHLAMLFIVKLLCKNDYNPTDIEKMLQGELKYEIISQTLFELIELTDKYVNSRSLLSINTIVKQKEFVTYLLENVNLSTTR from the coding sequence ATGGCAACTAACGATAGCATAGTTCTCGATACTATTCTTAAACAAAAAAAGAGTCAGATTGCTGATTCTCTACCTGATGATGATTATTTTGAAATATTCACCTTTGAGCAGGTTTTAAAAAAATATGATCTTTCATATGAAGAGTTAATATCTGGAAAAATGGGAGGAAGTGATGATGGAGGAATTGATGGATTTTTCACATTTATTAATGGGGAACTACTTGATAAAAATACTAGTTTAAATGATTTTAAAAGGTATCCATCTATTGAATTATTTTTAATTCAATCTAAGCGTTCACCTTCATTTTCAGAAACTGCTGTTGAACACGTAATTAGATCAGCAATGAATATCTTTAATTTAGAAAAAGATTTATCCATTCTTCAAAAAAACTATAATGTGGAACTTATCGATGAAATTTCATCTTTTAGAGAAGCTTATCTTAAATTAATCTCAATTCATCCTAGTTTAAAAATTAATTACATATATGCTAGTAAGGGTGATACAAAAAATATTCATAGGAAAGTATATAATAGTGCAGATAACCTCAAAGAAACAATTCAGAGTTATTTTAGAGGAGCTATAGTCACTACACAATTTATTGGCGCACGCGAATTAATTGATGCTTCTCGACTAGAGAAGAATTATAATTTAAAGCTTAAATTTATAGAAAATTATATTTCAACTAGTGAAGATAATTATATTGTACTAGCCACATTAAAAGATTATTATGATTTTGTAACGGACGAAAATAGCGAGTTGAGACAATATATATTTACTTTTAATGTACGGGACTACCAGGGCAATGTAGAAGTAAATAAAGATATTCACAAAACACTTGAATCAGATAATAAGCTAGACTTTTGGTGGCTTAATAATGGTATAACTGTCCTGTCATCTAAAGCTACCGTCGCTGGTAAAATTATTAGTCTTGATGATGTACAAGTTGTTAATGGATTACAAACAACTAATACAATTTATAATTATCTGAAAAATAGCTCTGGTGATGATGAAAAAGATAAAAATAGATCCATTTTGATAAGAATTATAGCGACTAATGATACAGAATCTATAAATCGGATCATCAAAGCAACCAATTTCCAGACTCCTATACCACCCGCTTCATTGAAAGCAACTGATCCAATTCAATCAGATATAGAAAATTATTTTTTAAGTAAGAACTGGTACTATGATCGCCGTAAAAACTACTATAAAAATATGGGCAAGCCGATTGACAGAATTATTAGCATTCCCTACTTAGCTCAATCAGTAATGGCAATTGTTCTTCGTGAACCTGATATTTCTAGGTCTAGACCATCTTCGATTATAAAAACAGATAGCGAGTATAAACGTGTGTTCAAGGAAAAGTCCAACCTTGAAGTCTATATGTTTTGTGTGGAAGTGATGAAGCAGGTAGAATTATTTATACGCAGCACAGTTTCTGAGAAATCAAAACAAGACAATGACACTTTTTGGAGGCATACTTCGCCACTTCGCATTCTAAGTTTTCACCTGGCAATGCTTTTTATTGTTAAGTTGCTTTGCAAAAATGACTACAATCCTACGGATATAGAAAAAATGTTACAAGGGGAATTAAAATACGAAATTATTAGTCAAACACTATTTGAACTAATTGAGTTGACAGATAAGTACGTAAATTCTCGTTCTTTATTATCAATCAATACAATTGTAAAACAAAAAGAGTTCGTTACATACTTACTAGAAAACGTGAATTTATCTACTACTAGGTAA
- a CDS encoding DUF3318 domain-containing protein encodes MEPNVEIRRLLDVMPASGRMTTKIVSKPEQAKVIDASFPQPWNQARPIYINFDLWRRLTKPQRDLLLLHMVSWLTGVKWFKPDIYQGVVLAGLLGGLLEAAQSDVVGVAVAGGLSAIATIRIWRTNKSLESELNADAAAIRIAQRRGYAEAEAAQHLLSAIEAVGKIEGRSALDFTELIRCQNLRAIAGLSAVGMPESYNK; translated from the coding sequence ATGGAGCCAAATGTTGAAATTCGTCGTTTGTTAGATGTGATGCCTGCTTCTGGTCGGATGACGACAAAAATCGTTAGTAAGCCAGAGCAAGCAAAAGTGATTGACGCCTCCTTTCCCCAACCGTGGAATCAGGCGCGACCGATATATATTAATTTCGATTTGTGGCGTCGCTTGACAAAGCCGCAACGAGACTTACTGCTGTTGCACATGGTTAGCTGGTTGACGGGGGTGAAGTGGTTTAAACCCGACATTTATCAAGGTGTAGTACTGGCGGGACTGTTAGGCGGATTATTAGAAGCAGCACAGTCAGATGTGGTGGGTGTAGCCGTAGCCGGGGGATTAAGTGCGATCGCCACAATTCGGATCTGGCGCACTAATAAGTCTCTTGAGTCAGAGTTAAATGCCGATGCAGCAGCGATTCGCATAGCACAACGGCGTGGTTATGCAGAAGCTGAAGCAGCGCAGCACCTGTTATCTGCAATAGAAGCGGTAGGCAAAATTGAAGGGCGTTCTGCTTTAGATTTTACCGAGTTAATTCGTTGCCAAAACTTACGAGCGATCGCGGGTTTATCAGCAGTAGGTATGCCAGAAAGTTATAACAAGTGA
- a CDS encoding iron uptake porin: protein MTKRFWNLCKASPVVVAAAFFAANSAVAAEVNEQVTNVAQLSEAQDNNIGQVTSVSQFSDVQPTDWAFQALQSLVERYGCIAGYPNSTYRGNRALTRYEFAAGLNSCLDRVNELIATATADLVTKQDLATLQRLQEEFSAELATLRGRVDGLEARTAELEANQFSTTTKLVGEGIFAVSDVFGDNRAVIPGAARQDLNYNTTFSDRVRLNLYSSFTGTDQLQIRLNAGNIVSNVGSNAVAATATTPAIPVSGTGTNMTRLGFDGDNSNSVVIDKINYAFNFGAVRVKVDASGGELYENVNTFNPDFASSGRGALSRYGRFSPIYRQGQNGAGLTVTFNPGGPLSLTGAYLAPTSNTGTTFFGANNPGLNNGLLNGDNTIFGQLSFQPSKALNIGLTYARSYFAGNAANNLFQSTGSAFANNPFGTGTRTESNNYGVQATFQLSSALAISGWGGYTTADSRTGANADADIWYWAGSLALKDFGGEGNVLGVIFGQPPKVTGGSIKDVAANINRDDDTSYHLEGLYKFKLSDNIQVTPGVLVIFNPEHNDANDTIYVGTLRTTFTF, encoded by the coding sequence ATGACAAAACGATTCTGGAATCTTTGTAAGGCTAGTCCGGTTGTTGTAGCTGCTGCATTTTTCGCTGCGAATAGCGCTGTAGCTGCTGAAGTCAACGAACAGGTAACAAATGTTGCCCAGTTATCTGAAGCTCAAGATAACAACATCGGTCAGGTAACATCAGTTTCGCAATTTTCGGATGTGCAGCCCACAGATTGGGCATTCCAAGCTTTACAATCTCTAGTTGAGCGCTACGGCTGTATTGCAGGTTATCCCAACAGTACCTATCGTGGGAACCGTGCTTTGACCCGTTATGAATTTGCCGCAGGTTTGAATTCCTGTTTAGACCGAGTTAACGAACTGATTGCTACAGCTACTGCTGATTTGGTTACTAAACAAGACCTGGCTACTTTACAGCGCTTACAAGAAGAATTTTCTGCTGAACTAGCAACCCTGCGCGGTCGCGTGGATGGACTAGAAGCCCGCACTGCTGAGTTGGAAGCCAATCAGTTCTCCACTACCACCAAGTTGGTTGGGGAAGGAATTTTCGCCGTATCTGATGTTTTTGGTGACAATAGAGCAGTTATTCCTGGTGCTGCGCGTCAAGACTTGAATTATAACACCACTTTTTCTGACCGAGTGCGTTTGAACTTGTACAGCAGTTTCACTGGTACAGATCAGTTGCAAATCCGTTTGAATGCTGGCAATATAGTTTCCAATGTTGGTAGTAATGCCGTTGCTGCAACTGCTACTACACCTGCTATACCTGTTAGTGGTACTGGTACTAACATGACCCGCTTGGGTTTTGATGGAGATAACAGCAACTCGGTTGTGATTGATAAAATTAACTATGCTTTCAACTTTGGTGCGGTGCGTGTCAAAGTTGACGCTAGTGGTGGTGAATTATACGAAAACGTTAATACTTTCAACCCTGATTTTGCTAGTTCTGGTAGAGGTGCCCTCTCTCGCTATGGACGTTTCAGCCCAATATATCGTCAAGGTCAAAATGGTGCTGGTCTGACAGTTACTTTCAATCCTGGCGGCCCTCTCAGTTTGACTGGTGCTTATTTAGCACCTACAAGTAATACTGGTACTACTTTCTTTGGTGCTAATAATCCCGGTCTTAATAACGGGCTATTGAATGGTGATAACACCATCTTTGGTCAGTTATCTTTCCAACCCAGCAAAGCCTTGAATATTGGTTTAACTTACGCCCGTAGTTACTTCGCTGGCAATGCTGCTAACAACCTCTTCCAAAGTACAGGTAGCGCTTTTGCAAATAATCCCTTTGGAACTGGTACTCGCACTGAATCCAATAACTACGGTGTACAGGCTACCTTCCAACTTAGCTCTGCGTTGGCTATTAGTGGTTGGGGAGGTTATACAACTGCTGATAGTAGGACTGGTGCTAATGCAGATGCAGATATTTGGTACTGGGCTGGATCACTTGCTTTGAAAGACTTTGGTGGAGAAGGCAACGTCTTAGGTGTTATCTTTGGTCAACCACCCAAAGTTACTGGTGGCAGCATAAAAGATGTCGCCGCTAATATTAACCGAGACGATGATACATCTTATCACTTAGAGGGTCTTTACAAGTTCAAGCTTTCCGATAATATTCAGGTAACTCCTGGCGTATTAGTAATCTTCAATCCAGAGCATAACGATGCTAACGATACCATCTATGTAGGTACTCTACGTACTACCTTCACCTTCTAA
- a CDS encoding Crp/Fnr family transcriptional regulator — protein sequence MMYSTTPTSNSSVLSNNSALGGQLPQQIFTRREVIPFQNDVLWRIEHGAVRTLTWSEDGTFITLGYWGLGDLIGYPLSRVKPYQIECLTGVEISIVPPHLWHQYINGLLSHIQQAENLLSIVHRKPISLRLWQFLVWLSEKFGRDVEKGKLIDLNVTHQDIAEVLNTTRVTVTRLLQQLEEEGTVLRHKRRIILRLPNKIIQNYSSALN from the coding sequence ATGATGTATTCCACAACTCCTACTTCAAACTCTTCTGTCCTGTCAAACAACTCTGCTTTGGGCGGACAATTACCCCAGCAGATATTTACCCGTAGAGAAGTAATTCCATTTCAAAATGATGTACTTTGGCGGATTGAGCATGGTGCAGTTCGGACTTTAACCTGGAGTGAAGATGGAACATTTATCACTCTCGGTTATTGGGGACTAGGGGATCTGATTGGCTATCCTTTATCTAGAGTCAAGCCTTACCAGATTGAATGTCTCACAGGCGTGGAAATAAGCATTGTGCCACCTCATTTGTGGCATCAATATATTAATGGTTTGTTGTCTCATATTCAACAGGCAGAAAATCTACTAAGCATTGTGCATAGAAAACCAATTTCGCTACGCTTATGGCAGTTTTTAGTGTGGTTAAGTGAAAAATTTGGACGTGATGTAGAGAAGGGTAAGCTAATTGATTTAAATGTTACCCATCAAGATATTGCTGAAGTGTTAAATACCACGCGAGTAACAGTTACCCGACTCCTACAACAGTTGGAGGAAGAAGGAACAGTTTTACGTCATAAACGCCGTATTATTTTGCGCTTACCAAATAAAATAATTCAAAATTATAGTTCAGCACTAAATTAA